One part of the Bacillus sp. FJAT-45350 genome encodes these proteins:
- a CDS encoding ATP-binding protein translates to MRIISLHIYGYGRLEDVYIDNLSPSLQVFYGENEAGKSTIMAFIQSVLFGFPTKQQKELRYEPKFSSAYGGKVTLQNEKYGIVSIERVKGKATGNVRVEFEDGTSGGEEVLVSLFAGMDRSVFRGVFSFGVNDLQGVEQFRSAQLGEFIYGASMTGRATMKVLEKTLEKKQADLFKAQGKKPLMNQRISELEKIESNILQWQNKNSQYEELHSQKSKIELEHESTATNKTHKKKLLREWEKVQLLEPTLKKKKILLEQFNHLPDRKFPEDGVKKLEVIQGTLKGLEERKIEWKTKEKNMNLQLKNLPTSYLLIEKEDSISELDKNINVYTGWKEEVTRLTHEIQGIDEEIELLLETLGTPWTVEMVAEGNTSISAKEQVKEILIWQEQLLQKKSYLGNELEKKRLILEEAEARRKDLHLSLLDNEERVQLEKRLVVEKEQSVANRGVLENSLKKLQFEFAVLEQKQSPLIYLLFIWVVFSLTWGIYRQDWLLPTLFFIVGLIVFFISKKTNKKTLIKGLKEKIKRTEEELRYLQDRDDEDDWLQVENILKRDDKLKQELELQHMRVEQEEKGYLSIVEQIDQVESEIMQVEDMYLSWKNRYKFAIVDSYHSVLEIISIVDKGKQLIRHQQNLQKQVKEVNERIYQFENKVKTLCADVNFEADQPVIFLVNQLTDKLNEEKIIWQRKQSLEDQLAEISNEQELLSQKMNYYYEEKEKLFALISAKDEDEFRAIGKAVLDREIVQQELSLVESQLVVSITSKEELHKVEDLINQGHDTKLQIQDIESNIKELEVKEDKLINQLAEIEHEMKQLEEGQSYSELLQTFEIEKHHLKEQAREWAVYRAASLLLKKAKEIYENERQPLVLQKATNYFSELTNREYIKVFAPAGEETFIVERKDGVRFFPEELSQGTSEQLYLSIRFALATVYRSPSPYPIIMDDILVNFDDARKETAVKLMASISEKHQILFFTCHAHIVDLFKQFCVKDIVTLRLTTK, encoded by the coding sequence ATGAGAATTATTTCTCTACATATCTATGGTTATGGTCGATTAGAAGATGTTTACATAGATAATTTATCACCTTCGTTACAAGTTTTTTATGGAGAGAATGAGGCAGGAAAATCAACAATTATGGCATTTATTCAAAGTGTATTATTTGGTTTTCCAACTAAGCAACAAAAGGAGCTTAGATATGAACCGAAATTTTCTTCAGCCTATGGTGGAAAAGTTACCTTGCAAAATGAGAAATATGGAATTGTTTCAATTGAACGTGTAAAAGGTAAAGCCACTGGTAATGTAAGAGTGGAATTTGAGGATGGTACAAGCGGTGGAGAAGAAGTATTAGTATCATTATTTGCTGGAATGGATCGTAGTGTCTTCCGAGGGGTTTTTTCTTTTGGTGTGAATGATTTGCAAGGAGTAGAGCAATTTCGTTCAGCTCAACTAGGAGAATTTATTTATGGTGCGAGTATGACGGGGAGAGCTACAATGAAAGTATTAGAGAAGACATTAGAAAAGAAGCAAGCAGATTTATTTAAAGCACAGGGTAAGAAGCCTCTAATGAACCAAAGAATTAGTGAGCTTGAAAAAATCGAGAGTAACATCTTACAATGGCAAAATAAAAATAGCCAATACGAGGAGTTACATAGTCAGAAAAGTAAAATCGAGTTGGAGCACGAATCTACGGCTACGAATAAGACACATAAGAAGAAGTTGCTAAGGGAGTGGGAGAAGGTTCAATTGCTTGAACCTACATTAAAAAAGAAGAAAATACTACTAGAGCAGTTTAATCATTTACCTGATAGGAAATTTCCAGAAGATGGCGTTAAGAAGCTTGAAGTAATTCAAGGTACATTGAAAGGATTAGAAGAAAGAAAAATTGAGTGGAAAACAAAAGAGAAGAATATGAATCTTCAACTAAAAAATCTTCCAACTTCATATTTGCTGATAGAGAAAGAAGATAGTATTTCTGAATTGGATAAAAATATAAACGTATATACAGGCTGGAAAGAAGAAGTAACACGATTAACTCATGAGATACAAGGTATCGATGAAGAAATTGAACTTTTATTAGAAACACTTGGTACTCCTTGGACAGTTGAAATGGTAGCTGAAGGAAACACAAGTATTTCTGCTAAAGAGCAAGTGAAAGAGATTCTCATATGGCAAGAACAGCTTTTACAAAAAAAATCATATTTAGGTAATGAATTAGAAAAAAAGCGTTTAATCTTGGAAGAGGCAGAAGCAAGAAGAAAAGATTTACATCTGTCACTGTTAGATAACGAAGAAAGAGTACAACTAGAAAAACGTCTAGTTGTAGAGAAAGAACAGTCTGTTGCTAATAGAGGAGTACTTGAGAATAGTCTAAAAAAGTTACAATTTGAGTTTGCTGTCTTAGAACAAAAACAATCTCCACTTATTTATCTTTTATTTATTTGGGTAGTATTTTCCTTAACTTGGGGCATTTATCGACAAGACTGGCTGCTTCCAACTTTATTTTTTATTGTTGGTTTAATTGTTTTCTTTATAAGTAAAAAAACTAACAAAAAAACGTTAATCAAAGGGCTTAAAGAGAAGATAAAGAGAACGGAAGAAGAGTTAAGATATTTACAAGATAGAGATGATGAAGACGATTGGTTACAAGTGGAGAATATATTAAAACGCGATGATAAGCTAAAGCAAGAGTTAGAATTACAGCATATGCGTGTAGAGCAAGAAGAAAAAGGGTATTTAAGCATCGTAGAACAGATCGATCAAGTAGAAAGTGAAATTATGCAAGTGGAGGATATGTACTTAAGTTGGAAAAATCGTTATAAATTTGCTATTGTAGATAGTTATCATTCAGTATTAGAAATTATCTCGATCGTTGATAAAGGGAAGCAATTAATTAGACATCAACAAAATCTACAAAAGCAAGTGAAAGAAGTGAATGAAAGAATTTACCAGTTTGAAAATAAAGTGAAAACTTTATGTGCTGATGTGAATTTTGAAGCTGACCAGCCAGTGATATTTCTTGTAAATCAACTTACAGATAAATTAAATGAAGAAAAGATAATATGGCAAAGGAAACAGTCTCTCGAAGATCAACTCGCGGAGATTTCAAATGAACAAGAGCTTTTAAGCCAAAAAATGAATTATTATTATGAAGAAAAGGAGAAACTTTTTGCCTTAATATCTGCAAAGGATGAAGATGAGTTTCGTGCGATAGGGAAAGCTGTACTCGATAGAGAAATTGTACAACAGGAATTATCATTAGTGGAAAGCCAACTAGTTGTATCTATTACTAGCAAAGAAGAATTACATAAAGTGGAGGACTTGATAAATCAAGGACACGATACAAAGCTTCAAATTCAAGATATAGAGTCTAACATTAAAGAACTAGAAGTAAAAGAAGATAAATTAATAAATCAACTTGCTGAGATTGAGCACGAAATGAAACAGCTTGAAGAGGGACAAAGTTATTCCGAATTATTGCAAACATTTGAGATTGAGAAGCATCATTTAAAGGAACAGGCAAGAGAATGGGCAGTATACCGAGCAGCTAGCCTATTATTAAAAAAGGCAAAAGAAATATATGAAAATGAACGACAACCATTAGTCCTTCAAAAGGCGACAAACTATTTTTCAGAGCTGACGAATAGGGAATATATAAAAGTATTTGCCCCTGCGGGTGAGGAAACATTTATAGTTGAGAGGAAGGATGGAGTTCGCTTTTTTCCAGAAGAGTTGAGCCAGGGTACTTCCGAGCAACTGTACTTATCCATTCGCTTTGCTTTAGCTACGGTTTATCGCTCGCCTTCACCATATCCTATTATTATGGATGATATATTAGTCAACTTTGATGATGCACGTAAAGAGACTGCGGTGAAACTAATGGCATCTATTTCAGAAAAACATCAGATATTATTTTTTACATGTCATGCTCATATTGTTGATTTATTTAAACAATTTTGTGTCAAAGACATTGTAACATTGCGTTTAACTACCAAATAG
- a CDS encoding metallophosphoesterase family protein, protein MKSIKFIHTADLHLDSPFKGLRYLPDRIHSQVQESTFESFTRIVSYAIKEKVDFVLIAGDIYDGQDRSLKAQARFKKELVRLERENIKVYIIHGNHDHLSGNWVPIEWPSNVVFFSDDVECKRFEKDNGAIVHIYGFSYPTREVLERRVKQYEKVDEADFHIGMLHGQAEGNTEHASYAPFTVKELVEKGFNYWALGHIHQFQKLSSSILYPGNIQGRNKKEIGDKGCILAELTSYDLKTTFFPTAKIIWDEIEVDLSNLNSLQELMNTAEEKKEEQRRNDNGKIIIIKYFGRNRIHLPQKDELLEILNDGEEYRRDFVWVVDIENKSVTDWNREKLRQEEHVTGDIVNLVDRYKEDKAFHEEVCKEIMSHSKGKRFFEKFTSEDEQKIIEEAEDLILSTLVKEWEE, encoded by the coding sequence ATGAAATCAATTAAATTTATACATACAGCAGATTTACATTTAGATAGCCCTTTTAAAGGATTACGTTATTTGCCAGATAGAATACATAGCCAGGTCCAAGAAAGTACCTTTGAATCTTTTACGAGAATTGTTAGTTATGCTATTAAAGAAAAAGTAGACTTTGTTTTAATAGCAGGAGATATTTATGATGGACAGGACAGAAGCTTGAAAGCTCAGGCTAGATTTAAAAAGGAGCTAGTTCGTTTAGAACGAGAGAATATAAAGGTGTATATTATTCATGGTAACCATGATCACCTATCGGGAAATTGGGTTCCTATAGAGTGGCCTAGTAATGTCGTGTTTTTCTCGGACGATGTAGAGTGTAAAAGATTTGAGAAGGATAATGGGGCAATTGTTCACATCTATGGATTTAGTTATCCGACAAGGGAAGTGTTAGAGAGACGAGTAAAACAATACGAAAAGGTAGATGAGGCTGATTTTCATATAGGCATGCTTCACGGTCAGGCAGAAGGTAATACTGAGCATGCCTCATATGCCCCTTTTACTGTAAAAGAACTAGTAGAAAAAGGTTTTAATTATTGGGCGTTAGGTCATATCCATCAGTTTCAGAAATTGTCGTCTTCTATACTTTACCCGGGAAATATTCAAGGTCGAAACAAGAAAGAAATTGGTGACAAAGGTTGTATCCTTGCTGAATTAACTTCATACGATTTAAAGACAACCTTTTTTCCCACAGCAAAGATTATTTGGGATGAAATAGAAGTCGATCTTTCTAACTTGAATTCATTGCAAGAGTTAATGAACACAGCTGAAGAGAAAAAAGAAGAACAGAGAAGAAACGATAATGGAAAAATAATTATAATAAAATATTTTGGTAGAAATAGAATTCATCTTCCTCAAAAAGATGAACTCTTGGAAATTTTAAATGATGGAGAAGAATATCGACGGGATTTTGTATGGGTAGTTGACATTGAAAATAAGTCTGTAACAGATTGGAATAGAGAGAAGCTTAGGCAAGAGGAACATGTTACAGGAGATATAGTTAATCTTGTAGATAGATATAAAGAAGACAAGGCTTTTCATGAAGAGGTTTGTAAAGAAATTATGAGTCATTCTAAAGGAAAACGTTTTTTTGAGAAGTTTACTAGTGAAGATGAACAAAAGATTATTGAGGAGGCTGAAGATTTAATATTGAGTACTTTAGTTAAGGAGTGGGAGGAATGA
- the yidC gene encoding membrane protein insertase YidC → MVLIGGLVLSGCQNAQPITAESEGIWNHFFVYPLSWLIIFMAEQMNGSYGLAIIIVTILIRLILLPLMLQQNKNTKAMRTLQPEMEAIKKRYATKDQKSQQKLQQEMLELYKTNGVNPVGGCLPIFIQLPIMMAFYYAIMRTEEIALHTFLWFDLGNPDPLFILPVVAASTTYLQTKMTMSTLPDNMKITMYIMPIMILVAAVAMPSALSLYWVIGNLFMVIQSYFVYYRKDIVNG, encoded by the coding sequence ATGGTCCTTATAGGGGGATTAGTGCTATCAGGTTGTCAAAATGCACAGCCGATTACAGCAGAAAGTGAAGGAATTTGGAATCACTTTTTTGTTTATCCATTGTCATGGTTGATTATTTTTATGGCTGAACAGATGAATGGTAGCTATGGTCTAGCGATTATTATTGTAACGATCCTAATAAGGCTTATTTTGTTGCCACTAATGCTTCAGCAAAATAAAAATACAAAAGCAATGCGTACGCTTCAACCAGAAATGGAAGCAATTAAGAAACGCTATGCTACTAAAGACCAAAAATCCCAACAAAAGCTTCAACAAGAAATGTTAGAGCTTTATAAAACTAACGGGGTCAATCCTGTTGGTGGATGCTTGCCTATTTTCATTCAGTTACCAATAATGATGGCTTTTTATTATGCAATAATGAGAACAGAAGAAATAGCCTTGCATACATTTCTCTGGTTTGACCTTGGTAACCCAGATCCACTTTTTATCTTACCAGTGGTGGCAGCAAGTACAACATATTTGCAAACTAAAATGACGATGAGTACCTTACCAGATAATATGAAAATTACAATGTATATTATGCCTATTATGATATTAGTAGCTGCAGTTGCAATGCCATCAGCTCTTTCATTATATTGGGTCATTGGTAACTTATTTATGGTAATCCAATCATATTTTGTCTACTATCGTAAAGACATTGTAAATGGTTAA
- a CDS encoding YhzD family protein: protein MKDYFLTVFSSDGEKLLGENFQASTDDEAKQIAEKRLTEENLQEHTSRLTSAGKLLLFHR, encoded by the coding sequence ATGAAAGACTACTTTTTAACTGTATTTTCATCTGATGGTGAAAAGCTTTTAGGAGAAAATTTTCAGGCATCTACAGACGATGAAGCAAAGCAAATAGCTGAAAAGCGCCTTACTGAAGAAAATTTACAGGAACACACGAGTAGACTAACTAGTGCCGGTAAACTTCTCTTGTTTCACAGATAA
- a CDS encoding Cof-type HAD-IIB family hydrolase, protein MTYRLLALNIDGTLLKDNSRLSRQTKDAIEYVKKKGVYVTLATEQSFPAAKKIAKALKLDGHLITLDGAYVSNDLEDPLFERRLNEDKAFHIVEILESYHCHIRLLNESYSVGNKVKQKNQLIAKMTIGIGDPLFYPVTFVDSLCDYMLENPSSPPKIQVKFFEEKEKELALKELQEMVPDIKLIDSKDGRIDIVQDGVSKARGLQVLGNKLGISLNEMVAIGSRVNDIEMITQVGLGVSMGNAPKEVRDVADWVTRSNNQNGVSYMVREVFRKQLRIES, encoded by the coding sequence TTGACTTATCGTCTACTTGCATTAAACATTGATGGAACATTATTAAAGGATAATTCTCGTCTAAGTCGACAAACGAAGGATGCAATTGAATATGTAAAGAAAAAAGGTGTATATGTAACACTTGCAACAGAGCAGTCCTTTCCTGCTGCAAAAAAAATTGCCAAAGCACTGAAGTTAGATGGGCACCTTATCACTCTTGATGGTGCATATGTTTCAAATGATTTAGAGGATCCATTATTTGAGCGTCGATTAAATGAAGATAAGGCTTTTCATATAGTTGAAATCCTTGAAAGTTACCATTGTCATATTCGATTATTGAATGAAAGCTATTCAGTTGGAAATAAAGTGAAACAAAAGAATCAATTGATTGCTAAAATGACTATTGGCATCGGCGACCCATTATTTTATCCAGTCACGTTTGTTGATTCTTTATGTGATTACATGCTTGAAAACCCTAGTAGTCCACCGAAGATTCAAGTGAAATTTTTTGAAGAGAAAGAGAAAGAGCTTGCATTAAAAGAATTACAAGAGATGGTTCCTGATATCAAGCTAATTGACTCAAAGGATGGACGTATAGATATTGTCCAAGATGGAGTTTCAAAGGCTAGAGGCTTACAAGTGTTGGGGAACAAGTTAGGAATTTCATTAAATGAAATGGTTGCAATAGGTTCTCGTGTAAATGATATTGAGATGATCACTCAAGTGGGACTAGGTGTAAGTATGGGGAATGCCCCTAAGGAAGTAAGGGATGTAGCAGATTGGGTTACTCGCTCTAATAATCAGAATGGTGTTTCTTATATGGTGAGAGAAGTATTTAGAAAGCAATTACGAATAGAGTCATAG
- a CDS encoding YlbF family regulator has translation MSNLNEKARELGNVLKESAEFTQLKQLHEEVNNDEVANRMLENFRNLQIELQQKQMQGVQITEEEAIQAQQQFELVQQHETISKLMEAEQRLSEIIGDLNRIITEPLEELYGKAE, from the coding sequence ATGTCAAATTTGAATGAAAAGGCACGTGAGTTAGGAAACGTACTTAAGGAAAGCGCTGAATTTACACAGTTAAAACAACTTCATGAAGAAGTGAATAATGATGAGGTTGCAAACCGTATGCTTGAAAACTTCCGTAACCTTCAAATTGAGCTTCAACAAAAGCAAATGCAAGGAGTTCAAATTACAGAAGAGGAAGCAATCCAAGCTCAACAACAATTCGAACTTGTGCAACAACATGAAACGATTTCGAAATTAATGGAAGCAGAGCAACGTTTAAGTGAGATTATCGGTGACTTAAACCGTATCATTACTGAACCATTAGAAGAATTATACGGAAAAGCTGAATAA
- a CDS encoding DUF445 domain-containing protein — MSTLFLLLMMIIIGAIIGGMTNSLAIRMLFRPYKPIYFGKWRVPFTPGLIPKRRGELAEQLGHMVMKHLLTPEGIQKKLKNASFVKEMTSFAEKETLQFLRSEKTINELANEHLSIDNVRVMLEEKTDSLIDEKYDEILAKLQGKKVGEVVPDKWQIKIEGFIPTLADMVLIKGRDFFESREGKEKLSDMIDRFLYGKGTLGNMISMFLGNERLVDKVQPEIIKFLQDKGANDLLEKLLTKEWINLKDKDIHVFLKKLEKEDVVQPLTRVIKEELPLFQLLDKPLSAWTGHYESKITQQWLPKIIEMIGEGLSVRVEPMLRKIGLDEVVKEQVETFSVERLEEMVLSISRREFKMITYLGALLGGAIGFVQGIIVLLMA; from the coding sequence ATGAGCACTTTATTTTTACTTTTAATGATGATAATAATTGGGGCTATAATTGGTGGTATGACGAACTCACTAGCCATTCGTATGCTGTTTCGCCCGTACAAGCCCATATATTTTGGAAAATGGCGTGTGCCTTTTACTCCAGGTTTAATCCCTAAGCGTCGTGGGGAGTTGGCTGAGCAATTAGGCCATATGGTAATGAAGCATTTATTAACCCCAGAAGGTATTCAGAAAAAGTTAAAGAATGCGTCCTTTGTAAAGGAAATGACGTCTTTTGCAGAAAAAGAAACGTTGCAGTTTCTTAGAAGTGAGAAGACAATCAACGAATTAGCAAACGAACATTTATCAATTGATAATGTAAGAGTAATGTTAGAGGAAAAGACAGACTCTCTAATCGATGAAAAATATGACGAAATTCTTGCTAAGTTACAAGGAAAGAAAGTGGGAGAGGTCGTTCCAGATAAATGGCAGATTAAAATAGAAGGCTTTATTCCTACGCTAGCAGATATGGTTTTAATTAAGGGGAGAGACTTTTTTGAAAGTCGCGAAGGAAAAGAAAAGCTAAGCGATATGATTGACCGATTTTTGTACGGAAAAGGCACACTAGGAAACATGATCTCAATGTTTTTAGGTAATGAACGATTAGTGGATAAGGTTCAGCCTGAAATCATTAAATTCCTCCAAGATAAGGGTGCTAATGACTTACTCGAAAAGCTTCTAACTAAAGAGTGGATTAATTTAAAGGACAAAGACATTCATGTATTTTTAAAGAAACTAGAAAAAGAAGATGTTGTTCAGCCATTAACTCGTGTAATAAAAGAAGAGCTTCCGTTGTTTCAACTACTAGACAAGCCATTATCAGCTTGGACAGGTCATTATGAATCAAAGATTACTCAACAGTGGCTCCCTAAAATTATTGAAATGATTGGGGAAGGTCTATCAGTTCGTGTTGAACCAATGCTACGTAAAATTGGCTTAGATGAAGTGGTAAAAGAACAGGTAGAGACTTTTTCTGTTGAAAGGTTGGAGGAAATGGTTCTTTCCATATCACGAAGAGAATTTAAAATGATTACTTACTTAGGAGCCCTACTTGGTGGAGCGATAGGGTTTGTTCAAGGAATTATCGTGTTACTTATGGCATAA
- a CDS encoding YheC/YheD family endospore coat-associated protein has product MISFQRVSIQSIDDSLLTHQHEIRLSEKLFKTWKLNLHQVIPVVCGNKKVDVECMPLDQNDELILQCSSSLLQELNLPEKLLSLHLSYHKELLQFQLGPIISVLTLVNQNRTDEPFGTVSKFCEELADYAKMHHLFFYVFSIQQWDNEKPKGYIFEDGQWDEVNVPIPDVIYNRIGSRKVEQSTNMAQLLTECSILNIPYFNEKFLSKWDVYSTLHNYIEIKPHLPTTELYTDEQSLKTMLDAYSLLFLKPDNGSQGKGIYQIGYDEKEDQYFIRYSTLSGKQERIFQSTKVLHSLLSKRIGKRSYLLQEAIPLKKWKDRPLDFRILCCRTLKGEWNVISAVARVSAEEKFVANLAQGGEIVPVDEVLLEWFPTEESKQLKSLLYEIALESSRLLNEESTGEYGEFGVDIGIDEEGFPWIIELNTKPSKNDWTVQEKKKIRPSAKTVIQFAFFLSKFPYTHLR; this is encoded by the coding sequence ATGATTTCTTTCCAAAGAGTATCTATACAATCAATAGATGATTCATTGCTCACACATCAGCATGAAATACGTCTTAGTGAAAAGTTATTTAAGACATGGAAATTAAATTTGCATCAAGTAATTCCTGTGGTATGTGGAAACAAGAAAGTAGATGTAGAATGCATGCCTCTTGATCAAAATGATGAATTGATTTTACAATGCAGTTCATCTTTACTTCAAGAGCTCAACTTACCAGAAAAATTACTTTCTCTCCACCTGTCCTACCATAAAGAATTACTACAATTTCAGCTTGGACCTATTATCTCTGTTCTAACACTTGTCAATCAAAACAGAACAGACGAACCTTTTGGAACAGTGAGTAAATTTTGTGAAGAACTTGCTGACTATGCAAAGATGCACCATTTGTTCTTTTACGTATTTAGTATACAGCAATGGGATAATGAGAAACCAAAAGGATATATATTTGAAGATGGACAATGGGATGAAGTGAACGTACCTATACCTGATGTCATTTACAACCGAATTGGTTCTAGGAAGGTTGAACAGAGCACAAATATGGCTCAGCTACTTACAGAGTGTTCAATTTTAAACATTCCTTACTTTAATGAAAAATTTCTAAGTAAGTGGGATGTATACAGTACATTGCACAATTATATTGAGATTAAGCCACACCTTCCTACTACGGAGCTCTATACTGATGAACAAAGCCTAAAAACGATGCTAGATGCCTACTCATTGCTATTCCTTAAGCCTGATAATGGCAGTCAAGGTAAAGGTATTTATCAGATTGGCTATGATGAAAAAGAAGATCAGTATTTCATTCGATATTCAACACTTTCAGGTAAACAGGAAAGAATTTTTCAATCTACTAAAGTTTTACACAGTCTTCTTAGTAAACGAATTGGGAAGCGCTCTTATTTATTACAAGAAGCTATTCCGTTAAAGAAGTGGAAGGATCGTCCACTCGACTTTCGAATATTATGTTGCCGAACACTTAAAGGAGAGTGGAATGTAATATCTGCAGTTGCTCGAGTATCCGCTGAAGAGAAGTTTGTCGCCAACTTAGCCCAAGGAGGAGAAATTGTACCCGTTGATGAGGTATTACTTGAATGGTTTCCAACAGAAGAAAGCAAGCAACTAAAATCACTACTCTATGAAATAGCCCTTGAATCATCACGCTTACTAAACGAAGAATCTACAGGTGAATACGGTGAATTTGGTGTCGATATCGGGATAGATGAAGAAGGGTTTCCTTGGATTATTGAACTAAATACAAAGCCTTCTAAAAATGACTGGACTGTACAAGAAAAAAAGAAAATTCGTCCATCAGCAAAAACAGTTATTCAATTTGCTTTCTTCCTATCTAAGTTTCCTTATACTCATTTACGCTAG
- a CDS encoding YheC/YheD family endospore coat-associated protein: MLSLGILSLDENQESHYYKELAIKGKQFFYEVVLFHPADVNFESNTIKGRVYNQQKRQWEKQRCTFPTFIYDRCFYPTNTQYKEYKTTIKQLRSRIPFIGYGLPDKWSIHETLIKQPTLTSFIPNTIHFTSAKDILPLIQEQGEVVVKPASGSQGRGIFFIRYKKEQIEVRTQVGESIISRRSKDFSRFISWLNNLIEEYTYLCQPSLSLRTSKNEPFDFRIFLQKDGDGQWQELGRAVRKGEKEKLISNLHGGASSMDFFKWIQDYSIDTQKAICNQICNLINDIPPILESTYGPLFELGLDVALDQDYKLWLLEVNSKPGRSILLSSPNFENEKLYRAPFEYITFLSRNLNEDNKNLVYYK; the protein is encoded by the coding sequence ATGTTATCGCTAGGTATACTTTCCTTAGATGAAAACCAAGAGTCCCATTATTATAAGGAATTAGCTATCAAAGGAAAGCAATTTTTCTATGAAGTGGTTTTATTTCACCCTGCTGATGTAAATTTCGAATCTAACACAATTAAAGGAAGAGTTTATAACCAACAAAAAAGACAATGGGAAAAGCAGCGTTGTACATTCCCAACTTTTATTTATGACCGATGCTTTTACCCTACTAATACACAGTATAAGGAATATAAAACGACTATTAAACAATTACGAAGTAGAATTCCCTTTATAGGCTATGGATTACCAGATAAGTGGAGTATTCATGAAACGTTAATTAAGCAGCCCACTCTCACTAGCTTCATTCCAAATACAATTCATTTCACTTCAGCTAAGGACATTCTTCCTTTGATACAAGAACAGGGTGAAGTAGTTGTTAAGCCTGCAAGTGGTTCACAAGGACGGGGAATCTTTTTCATTCGATACAAAAAAGAACAAATAGAGGTTAGGACACAAGTAGGAGAATCTATCATATCGAGAAGGTCTAAAGATTTTTCTAGATTTATTAGTTGGCTCAATAACTTAATTGAAGAGTACACTTACCTTTGTCAGCCTAGCCTCTCTCTCCGAACATCTAAAAATGAGCCTTTTGATTTTCGAATTTTTCTTCAAAAGGACGGTGACGGACAATGGCAAGAACTAGGGAGAGCAGTTAGAAAAGGAGAAAAAGAGAAGCTCATTTCTAATCTACATGGTGGTGCTTCTTCTATGGACTTCTTTAAGTGGATACAAGATTACTCTATTGATACTCAAAAAGCGATTTGCAATCAAATTTGCAATTTAATAAACGATATTCCACCCATTCTAGAATCAACATATGGGCCATTATTTGAGTTAGGGCTTGATGTAGCACTTGACCAGGATTATAAACTCTGGTTACTAGAAGTAAACTCTAAGCCAGGTCGTAGCATCCTTCTTTCAAGTCCAAATTTCGAAAATGAAAAGCTATATAGAGCTCCCTTTGAATATATAACATTTTTAAGCCGAAACCTCAATGAAGATAATAAAAATCTGGTGTACTACAAATAA